Proteins from one Mercurialis annua linkage group LG7, ddMerAnnu1.2, whole genome shotgun sequence genomic window:
- the LOC126656732 gene encoding uncharacterized protein LOC126656732, whose translation MALAVVTTAKKLKYYFQIHNVVVRTNQPLQKAIQRPETSVRLVHWSIQLSEHDIRYKPRPTLKAQALADFVAEITPGEAEQPRPELIWELHVDGASNEKGAGVGAILKGPGKVKIEYGVNIRFTASNNVTEYEALIAGLGLALEIRTEILKIYSDSQLVWEIIQIPREKNTDAIAKSASELGDLFTRLQLKETLELPSTKEEEVMAIDETDSWMITLIKYLDHGELPTDNVEAIQVIRKSANYSYHNGVLYRTSLTHPWSRCVSPETGGSVLKEIHEGICGAHKGAVTITRKTMLQGYYWPTIKEDAKALVKKWDKCQRHDNVSRRPAVPQGSLESPWPFVTWGIDIVGPFETEKIK comes from the exons ATGGCACTTGCGGTAGtaaccacagctaaaaagctaaaatacTATTTCCAAATCCATAATGTAGTAGTTAGAACTAATCAGCCATTACAAAAGGCGATCCAAAGACCGGAAACCTCCGTGAGGCTCGTCCAttggtccatccaactcagcgaacatGATATAAGATACAAACCCCGCCCAACTCTTAAAGCACAAGCCTTAGCGGACTTCGTAGCTGAAATAACTCCCGGCGAAGCAGAACAGCCTAGACCAGAGCTCATATGGGAGCTTCACGTAGATGGAGCTTCAAACGAGAAAGGAGCAGGAGTGggagccatcctcaaaggacccggAAAAGTCAAAATCGAGTACGGAGTGAACATCCGATTCACTGCCAGCAACAACGTTACCGAATATGAAGCCTTAATTGCTGGCCTCGGCCTAGCACTAGAGATAAGAACGGAGATCCTGAAAATCTATAGCGACTCTCAGCTAGTA TGGGAGATCATTCAAATCCCAAGAGAAAAGAATaccgacgccatcgccaaatcagcatCCGAATTGGGAGACCTGTTCACAAGGCTGCAGTTAAAGGAAACCCTCGAGTTACCAAGCACCAAAGAAGAAGAAGTCATGGCGATTGACGAAACTGATTCCTGGATGATCACGCTGATCAAATACTTAGATCATGGAGAATTACCAACTGACAATGTCGAAGCCATCCAAGTCATCCGTAAATCCGCCAATTACTCATATCACAACGGAGTTCTCTACCGAACCTCCTTAACTCATCCTTGGTCGAGATGTGTCTCGCCTGAAACAGGAGGCTCCGTCCTGAaagaaatccacgaaggaatatgcgggGCGCATAAAGGAGCGGTCACCATAACAAGAAAAACAATGCTCCAAGGCTATtactggccgaccatcaaagaagatGCAAAGGCGCTAGTAAAGAAATGGGACAAGTGCCAGAGACACGACAATGTCAGCCGTAGGCCAGCAGTACCCCAAGGATCGCTGGAGAGCCCCTGGCCGTTCGTCACATGGGGAATTGACATAGTAGGACCATTCGAAAcagaaaaaatcaaatga